From a region of the Mycolicibacterium sp. MU0050 genome:
- a CDS encoding TetR/AcrR family transcriptional regulator, with protein MTALELVEESGGADFTVQALIDRSNLSLRAFYQHFASKDELLLALYDNLAVQFTKRIRDEVDAADGPMEKLEAFCREFLSRSGSANTPGGRVVTIQNLSLKIDRSDDRSDIWEPHRRLLTKIITSCSRAGLIRKDLNPAQLTTLLNSTLSALAQTGTSASDGKGTELTEDQLWAWCRQALMPAEGAKLTAARAAKATGRPAASRRTRS; from the coding sequence GTGACGGCGCTGGAATTGGTGGAAGAGTCGGGTGGCGCGGACTTCACTGTCCAGGCCCTGATCGACCGGTCGAATCTGAGTCTGCGCGCGTTCTACCAGCATTTCGCGAGCAAGGACGAGCTGTTGCTGGCGCTCTACGACAACCTCGCCGTTCAATTCACCAAGCGCATCCGAGACGAGGTCGACGCGGCGGACGGCCCCATGGAGAAGCTCGAAGCTTTCTGTCGAGAGTTCCTTTCCCGCAGCGGATCTGCGAACACTCCCGGCGGGCGAGTGGTGACGATCCAGAACCTCAGCCTCAAGATCGACCGTAGCGACGACCGGTCCGATATCTGGGAACCGCATCGACGGTTGCTGACCAAAATCATCACCTCGTGCTCGCGGGCTGGACTGATCCGCAAGGATCTCAACCCCGCACAGTTGACCACCCTCTTGAACTCCACGCTGAGCGCACTGGCGCAGACCGGGACTTCCGCCTCCGACGGTAAAGGAACCGAGCTGACCGAGGATCAGTTGTGGGCGTGGTGCCGACAGGCGCTGATGCCGGCGGAGGGCGCCAAACTCACAGCGGCGCGGGCCGCGAAGGCCACCGGACGCCCGGCTGCGTCGCGGCGCACCAGAAGCTGA
- a CDS encoding ABC transporter substrate-binding protein: MGEDAVRGFGSAAPLKVGLLNDYPTQSNVDSDTLDTLRMVFDEAVEAAVLDRPVEVVERHVVGLPNGTYQAVENAYDELVAEGCLVIFGPYVSDNAVPLAAHADRVAKVPSIVLSGSEGALGEWCFALNNGSMPEEGRMLAAIIRGDGHRSVAIAYEASLIGKEYLAYAQAAYSAAGLAVVATVPIPQVEADKARAAALLRDTEADALVHVGFGHGLWGFNTGLAEVNWDPPRYTTTAFEMAHINDDWFGHLAGWIGLDGYDESNEVGQAFLDRFAVRYGRRPNYYMPGLCRDVATVMVLGLAGARPLTGAGVKEAIENIKLVPSASGAPGTCLRFGRYIRQGWMGVDYLVARKVLPDASAHVFHAAPSMHIAKLDL; encoded by the coding sequence ATGGGTGAGGACGCAGTCCGCGGATTCGGATCCGCGGCGCCGCTGAAAGTCGGCCTCCTGAACGACTATCCGACGCAATCCAATGTTGACAGCGACACCCTCGACACACTCCGAATGGTTTTCGACGAGGCGGTGGAGGCGGCAGTCCTCGACCGGCCGGTCGAGGTGGTGGAACGCCACGTGGTGGGTCTGCCCAACGGCACCTATCAGGCGGTCGAGAACGCCTACGACGAATTGGTCGCGGAGGGCTGCCTGGTGATTTTCGGGCCGTATGTCTCCGACAACGCCGTACCGTTGGCGGCCCATGCCGACCGGGTGGCCAAGGTGCCCAGCATCGTGCTGTCCGGGTCGGAGGGTGCGCTGGGCGAGTGGTGTTTCGCGCTGAACAACGGCTCCATGCCCGAGGAGGGCCGCATGCTCGCGGCGATCATCCGCGGCGATGGGCACCGCAGTGTCGCCATCGCCTACGAAGCTTCGTTGATCGGCAAGGAATACCTGGCATATGCGCAGGCGGCCTACAGCGCCGCGGGGCTAGCCGTGGTGGCGACGGTGCCGATACCTCAGGTCGAGGCCGACAAGGCCCGTGCCGCAGCGCTACTGCGGGACACCGAAGCCGACGCCCTGGTCCACGTCGGCTTCGGTCACGGTCTCTGGGGGTTCAATACTGGTCTGGCCGAGGTGAATTGGGATCCGCCGCGCTACACCACGACCGCGTTCGAGATGGCGCACATCAACGACGACTGGTTCGGGCACCTGGCCGGCTGGATCGGCCTGGACGGTTACGATGAGAGCAATGAAGTCGGCCAGGCGTTCCTGGATCGCTTCGCGGTCCGGTATGGCCGCCGACCGAACTACTACATGCCGGGCCTGTGCCGTGATGTCGCGACCGTCATGGTGCTGGGGTTGGCCGGAGCCCGTCCGCTCACCGGCGCCGGGGTCAAGGAGGCGATCGAGAACATCAAACTCGTGCCGAGTGCCAGCGGCGCGCCCGGGACCTGTCTGCGCTTCGGCCGCTATATCCGGCAGGGCTGGATGGGGGTGGATTATCTCGTGGCGCGCAAGGTTCTGCCCGACGCCAGCGCCCACGTTTTCCATGCGGCGCCGAGCATGCACATCGCCAAGCTCGACCTATGA
- a CDS encoding formylglycine-generating enzyme family protein codes for MLTELVDLPGGVFPMGSRDFYPEEAPVHEVTVAAFAIERHPVTNAQFAEFVAATGHVTVAEQALDPAAFPGVPAADLVPGALVFRPTAGPVDLRDWRQWWIWVPGACWRRPTGPGSSVEAIPDHPVVQVAYPDAAAYAAWAGRGLPTEQQWEYAARGGSATVYPWGDDARPDGQLMANTWQGAFPYRNDGAAGWTGTSPVGTFPPNAFGLLDMIGNVWEWTRTRYRAGHRGAPQISGCCPAPAGDPTVNQVLKGGSHLCAPEYCHRYRPAARSPQSQDSATTHIGFRCVQTTAAERD; via the coding sequence ATGCTCACCGAGTTGGTCGACCTTCCGGGCGGTGTCTTCCCGATGGGGTCGCGGGATTTCTATCCCGAGGAAGCGCCCGTGCACGAGGTGACGGTCGCGGCCTTCGCCATCGAACGCCATCCGGTGACCAACGCGCAGTTCGCCGAATTTGTCGCCGCCACAGGCCATGTGACCGTCGCCGAGCAGGCCCTCGATCCGGCCGCGTTTCCCGGTGTGCCGGCCGCGGACCTGGTCCCGGGCGCGTTGGTGTTCCGGCCCACCGCAGGTCCGGTGGACCTACGGGATTGGCGGCAGTGGTGGATCTGGGTGCCCGGTGCCTGTTGGCGGCGCCCGACGGGTCCCGGATCGTCGGTCGAGGCCATTCCCGACCACCCGGTGGTCCAGGTCGCCTATCCCGACGCGGCCGCGTACGCGGCCTGGGCGGGCCGCGGGCTGCCCACCGAACAGCAGTGGGAGTACGCGGCCCGCGGGGGCAGCGCCACTGTCTACCCCTGGGGCGACGACGCACGCCCCGACGGTCAGCTGATGGCCAACACCTGGCAGGGCGCCTTCCCGTACCGCAACGACGGTGCCGCCGGCTGGACGGGAACCTCTCCGGTCGGCACGTTCCCGCCGAACGCGTTCGGGCTGCTGGACATGATCGGCAACGTCTGGGAATGGACCCGAACCCGCTACCGCGCCGGCCATCGCGGCGCGCCGCAGATCTCGGGATGCTGTCCGGCGCCGGCGGGGGACCCCACGGTCAATCAGGTCCTCAAAGGCGGGTCCCACCTGTGCGCGCCGGAGTACTGCCACCGCTATCGGCCGGCCGCGCGGTCGCCGCAATCGCAGGACAGCGCGACCACTCACATCGGATTCCGTTGCGTGCAAACCACGGCGGCGGAGAGGGATTGA
- a CDS encoding class I adenylate-forming enzyme family protein: MTETFWGLVESAARTHPDRTVLTDNYGRTLTAGELWRAGLTTAAAFAADGIGPDTLVSWQLPTTLETMVVMVALARLGAVQNPILPIWRESELRFATAQLGVTHLVIPGVWRGYDHVAMAQAVSSNGLPRVLVIDHAEAPLPDELRLPAGDLALLPAPPTSAVAARWVYYSSGTTAAPKGVRHCDRSVIAGSSGVVGMVGASAADVYPIAFPISHIGGAAMLAAALRTGMTLALFDNFDPTTTPKAMAAQRPTLLGTATPFFVAYLAAQRQHGAEPLYPDLRGCLGGGAPLTPELCKQIRDELGVPGVANSWGLTEFPVATSPQTGADAAVLDYTVGPPVPGVRVRVVDEHGQDVPAGAEGELLLSGPQCFLGYVDAALDAAAFTDDGWFRSGDLGRIDTAGNVVVTGRLKDAIIRNAENISALEIENLLADHPGVDDVAVIGVPDPRTGERVCAVIVPAADAQISLETVAAHCTARGLSRHKIPERLELVDALPRNLTGKVLKTELRNQFGGR, encoded by the coding sequence ATGACCGAAACCTTCTGGGGCCTGGTGGAGTCCGCCGCGCGGACTCATCCGGACCGCACGGTGCTCACCGACAACTACGGCCGGACACTCACCGCCGGCGAGTTATGGCGGGCTGGGCTGACCACTGCGGCGGCATTCGCAGCGGATGGCATCGGGCCCGACACCCTGGTGTCCTGGCAGCTGCCGACCACGCTGGAGACCATGGTGGTGATGGTCGCGCTGGCCCGCCTCGGAGCGGTGCAGAATCCCATCCTGCCGATCTGGCGGGAAAGTGAACTAAGGTTCGCCACGGCCCAACTCGGCGTCACGCATCTCGTAATCCCAGGCGTTTGGCGGGGTTACGACCATGTCGCCATGGCACAGGCAGTTTCATCGAATGGCCTACCGCGGGTGCTGGTCATCGACCACGCGGAAGCGCCGCTGCCCGACGAGCTTCGGCTCCCTGCAGGGGATCTGGCGTTGTTGCCCGCGCCGCCGACCTCAGCCGTCGCCGCCCGGTGGGTGTATTACTCCTCGGGTACCACTGCCGCGCCCAAGGGCGTTCGGCACTGCGATCGGTCGGTGATCGCGGGGTCCTCCGGAGTCGTGGGGATGGTCGGCGCCTCCGCCGCGGACGTATACCCGATCGCGTTTCCGATATCCCATATCGGCGGTGCCGCCATGTTGGCCGCGGCCTTGCGCACCGGAATGACTCTTGCGTTGTTCGACAACTTCGATCCCACGACGACGCCGAAAGCCATGGCCGCGCAACGGCCGACGCTGCTGGGCACCGCTACACCGTTCTTCGTCGCCTACCTCGCCGCGCAACGACAACACGGCGCCGAGCCGCTGTATCCGGATCTAAGGGGCTGCCTCGGCGGCGGGGCACCGCTCACCCCCGAACTCTGCAAGCAGATCCGGGACGAACTTGGTGTTCCCGGTGTGGCCAATTCGTGGGGCCTCACCGAGTTCCCGGTTGCGACATCGCCCCAGACCGGTGCCGATGCGGCCGTTTTGGATTACACGGTAGGGCCCCCGGTTCCTGGGGTGCGGGTCCGGGTGGTCGACGAACACGGCCAGGACGTGCCCGCCGGTGCCGAGGGCGAGTTGCTGCTCAGCGGCCCGCAGTGCTTTCTCGGTTACGTCGACGCCGCACTCGACGCCGCGGCGTTCACCGACGACGGCTGGTTCCGCAGCGGGGATCTCGGGCGGATCGACACGGCCGGCAACGTAGTGGTGACGGGTCGCCTCAAGGACGCCATCATCCGTAACGCGGAGAACATCTCGGCGCTCGAGATCGAGAACCTGCTGGCCGATCACCCCGGCGTGGACGACGTCGCGGTGATCGGGGTGCCCGACCCGCGCACCGGGGAGCGCGTCTGCGCCGTGATCGTGCCCGCGGCGGACGCGCAGATCTCGCTGGAGACCGTGGCCGCGCACTGCACCGCCCGAGGGCTGAGCCGGCACAAGATCCCGGAGCGCCTCGAACTGGTCGACGCGCTGCCGCGGAACCTGACCGGAAAGGTGCTCAAGACCGAGCTGCGAAACCAGTTCGGGGGCAGGTAG